CCCTCACAATGCAGGGCCCCAGGTTGGGTTCTAAGGTTCAACAATCCCTAACCTGGGGTTGTAAatgagtgtagacactcaagccctaggttgacaaacccagggtctgctagtGCAAATTTTACTAACCCAGGGCTTATGGGTGCagcatagacgtacccttagtgcaggggtgggcaaactttttgggccgagggccacatctgggtggggaaattgtatgcagggccagggcagggggttggggtgcgtgagGGGGTATGGTatgcaggaaggagctcagggcaagggattggggcagaggaggggtgcggtgtgtatgaggggggctcagggaagggcgttggggtgcagcaggggtgcagcgtacagaagggagctcagggcaggaggttgggatgcaggaggggtacgaGTTGCAGgcaggggcttagggcagggagttggggggcggggtgcaggaggggtttgggctctggggtggcagtggcgcgcaccggagccagggcaggctccctgcatgcctgccctgtccccggccccgcgccgctccaggaagcgctgcggtccctgggggaggagagggaggagggctccgctgcgctgcccttgccgcgcctccaggtacctcccccgaagctcccattggccacagttccgtttccagccaatgggagctgcgggggcggtgcctggaggcatgggcaatgcggagccctctgcccccccacctggGGGCCGCAGGGAaatggtgccagctgcttctgcaGAGCGGTGCGGGcaatcccatgggccggatccaaagtcctgagcagggctgcccagaggattcacggggcctggggcaaagcaatttcgggggccccttccataaaaaaaaagttgcagtactatagaatactatattctcatgggggcccctgtggggcccagggcctggggcaaattgccccccgccccaggcggccctggccctgaggggccagatctggcccacgggccgtagtttgcccacccctgccttagtgACTttgggtatttctacactgcaataaaacacccatggctggcctgtatcGGCTAAGTTGGAAGCCCCAGTGGAACTCAGTGGGACTCACACTTGAAAGTcacaaggtgcttttgaaaaagtcATGCTAAGTGTCTGACAGGAGACTGGTTTCAAAGTCAACAGCTTTTGTTACGATTTCCACCcagagggggtgggaggtgcaTGCAAGCCCTGCATTGAAACATATTCTGTTGCTTATTAAAAATCTCACAAAGCAGCAAGAATACATACATCACCTTGTGACTTAATGCTCTTGAAGCTGATGAGTAAATGAAGGACTATTTTATGGTTAACTGTTGCTTTAAacagttttttcttttaatgaaggAAACGTAGAGGCCACTGACTCGCCACAAGGTCACAAGGTTAACTCTTCTCAGCTGAAAAAGATGTGCTGTATTCTTCCTTCCATTGCCTGGGGTTCAGCTTTGCCCTGAAAATGGGCTACTGTATACTAGTTATAGTTTTGTAAGTGCTAACCCAGTGGAACAGTAACAACACGGGTAGTTTTACAAGCAATATTGAAACTAGAgcattattacatttttaattttaaacccaTGTTTGTTTCCAGGTAATAAAGATGTGGCAAAGGGAGATAGATGGTTGGAGGCATTAGACATGCTTTCTGCCCTCGTCATGATACACTGGATTAGATGAACATTGTAAAAAACAGAATGGTAAATCAGTATTTTTTTTACTGAAGGAGTGAGACTCTCCCTCCTGTTCAAGAAAAATACATTTGAGTTTGAAAAAAAGGAACGGAAATAATGATTCCAGTGTAAAAAGATGCATGCAAAATATGATGGTAACTGTGGGTATCAAAAAGGGGAGATTGCCTTTTAAATGAAAGGCAAAAAGGACCCAGGGTTACCaaccctccaggactgtcctggagtatccaggaattaaagattcatttttaattaaagattatgtcatgtgatgaaacctccaggaatatgtcctaccaaaattggcaaccctaaaatGGCTCCAAGTAGATTCCGTTTCTATGGCCAAAAATATCCTTTTGCAACCACTGcttttgcatgtgtaaatcaGGCGTGTTATTCTCCAATCTGCACATGCAAATGCAAGGGATATGCCCACAAATGGTTGCTTGTGCAGAATCAGAGGCCATGTTTTTGCAAACTTGGCCCTGTATGTCTTCTTTTCAAAGCCACGCCGATTCATTGTCATGTCTTGGACCTGCAAGAGCATGGAAAAGGGACGAAAGTCAACATGCTGCACTGACAACCCCAGCAGAGTGCTTACTTCTATCCCCAGCAGGAGATCTGCCCACTTAGCCCTGGTGGAGTGGAGGGCTCTCTCTCAGAGTAGATCTGGGCCCCAGAGTGCTGGAGATGCCAGCTGCTGGAAAGTGCAGAACTGTTCTTGCCCAGATCCTTGGAGGATTGCTGTTCCCCCACTTTCTGCAGTCCCAACAGCACTGATATCTATGCACACTACCTCTTACTGGGAGTGGAGCTCATCCTCTCCCCTTGCAGAAAGACCAGCAGGCTCAGTTGCGACATTGTAGCTAGTGGTTGTGGGCACACCAAGGctctgccccgccctgcccctgagCTGAGCTTCTTCAAGTTCTGGCTGCACATGGTGCTTTAGGTGCCTGCCTGGTTGGGGGTGCCATGGAGGCCGAGGCGGCAGTGATGGCGGAGAAGACAGCTCTGCGCACCCCCAAGTGCTCCCGCTGCCGGAACCATGGCTTTGTGGTGCCAGTGAAGGGCCATACGGGCCACTGCCGCTGGAAGCTCTGCCCCTGCGACAAGTGTGCGCTCATCACAGAGCGCCAGAAGATCATGGCGGCTCAGAAGGCGATGCAGGGGCAGGACCCAGATGCCCCACCCAGGGAGACATCTCCGCCTGCGGCCTGCACCCCGGTTCATGGTAAAGGTCGGAAGGTTCCTGCAGTTGGCCCCAACGCCTCTGAACACAGCAGCCACGTGGCCGGGTGTGAAGGAGCCAAGACCGccccagcagccagcagcagcaacagaaccAGGACCCGCCGGGCACTACCTGCTCCCAGCTCCCCGCTCTTTGGGGACTTCGGTAGGGACCAGCTCAGCATTGGGGTGTCTGTTCCATAGGCCTCCACTCAAGATGATGAACTTCTACCTCTgtatccatctgtctgtctgtgtccatcATTCAGTGTCTGTCCATCTATCAGTGGGTACTGTTGGGTCagtgtctgtccatccatcttcCATGCCTGTCTAGTGCCTCAGAAATATTTAGGGCCCAGGTGACCTGTTCCCCAGGGCTGTTGAAGCTGCTCTCACTCGATTTCCCCGTTCTGGGGACATGTTTTCAGGCGCGGTGTGTTTTGTATGCAGTGCTGCATTTATTGTTGGTTTTGCAAAGTTTCCAAGCTGCGCGCATGGACTTTGTAGCCATCGGAGCCACCCTAGGCAGCTCCTCAGCTTGTTTCCTTGTTGCAAAGATGGATTCATGCTACTAGTCCTTGTTTAAGAGGGAAATGAGTCTGTGACGGGACCCTGATTATTCCGAACAGCACCTTGAGCACTTTCTTCTGAGCTGTGGTGTTATTTTTACATTTACAGACATGCCCTCCagcaaaagcaaaagaaaaaaccccacagaaaaaCAGCAAGTACAGAGAAATTGGGGAGTTCCTGCTGGAGTTGCCTAGAGCAGGCTTTTTATGGTGGCAACataaaaaaaagagaaggaaagcCCCTGAGCTAGATTTATGTAGCTCAGACTAGATTTGACTGGAATCAGTTGGTGTAAAAGTTTATTTTGTGTTTAAGAACAGAAAATTCCTATGGTCATTTAGTCCATCACTTCTGACATTGTTCTCTACACAGTAGAGTCTGTAGGGTGTGCCTTGTCTAGtccatcattattatttattaagacTCCCACTGACCACAGTAGTCATTAGACTGGGCCTCTGGAGAGCTAACAATCCAGAAGACAACACAAGAAAGACCAGATGCTCTGGGAGATGGGGAGGAAGGAATCGCTTTAGATAGTTCCAGCCCTGCCTCATCtaccaatgactatttaatttttATGCTTATGAGCCTCACAAGAAAAGTGGACTTTAAGGAGGGATCTGAATGGATGAGGCCTTGAGACACAGATATAGTCTAGTCAtagatgatggggattccactacTTTGGAAGATCACTTTgtgaacaagattttttttaatagcaaaatACATTGGTTCTTTGAAAATTAACTCTGTAGAAatgagagagaccaggtgggtgaggtcaatatcttttattggactgccTTCTGTTGGTGGAACTTCAAGCTTCATGGCTCTGCAGGTGACCTGAAATCCAGGaaaagctctgtgaagctcaaaaacttgtcccttccaccaacagaagttggtccaataaaaagataattacctcacctaccttgtctttctcatatcctgggaccaacatggctacaacactgcaaacaactctATAGAAATTACAGCTATCACAGGGTACAGAGCTCTTTATTCCCTCTCATTGATGTCAGTATTAAATTTTACTTGATTTACAAGTGTAAAAGGTGATTATTTTCTAACTGTTGCCACAGGAAACCAGAAATCAAGCTGTTTGTCATACCTGTTATGGCAGCAGAAGTATTAGAGATTCTACAATCAGTAGTTTGCTGACAACTTGGTTTAGGATGCACAAGGCAGACTTTGCTCTCCCAAAGCTGTATTAACCTGTCTTCCATCACTGTTGAGCTCCCTTCTTTCCTCCCCAAACCTAAATTTttctaatagtaataataaaaaagaaattgaaTAAGAAGTGAAGGTAAaaccaaagggccagattctgccttcagttacactgcctgaggacagaatttggcactATGACTCTCTATTTCTATTTACCTTCAAACTGTTTGCAGTGATatttttgcttgcttgtttttatttttcctcgCTGCTTGTTTCATAGCCCGTCCTGCTTTGCCTCAAGAATGTGTTGTCAGCCCGGAATACCTGGAGAGAGAACCTCCCAAACTGTATCCCGGGTACTCTGGTATGTACTCATACCACCCATTCCCCATGGGCTTTGCCATCAATCAGCCAAGCTGCAGGGGAGCTCCAGGGATCCCCCTTCAAAGAGGTTTCAGACATGTCCCTAGCAACCATGGACCAGGGAGTGCTGCTCCTCTGTCAGTAAGTAGTGGTTTCTTTTAATTGCTGCTGAATACGTTGCTCTTTGTATTGTAGGATGCAGTCTTGCCTTTAGAGTAGCCATGAAAAGTTAGCCTGGACACTAATTACTTCAGTGGAATCTTGATACATAAACTGATCAAACCAGGAACAAATAATAATGTTAGAGGTCTGACAGGAACCTAGAAAAATCAAAAGGGTTCAAagttgtgggccagattctgcaagcCCCCTGTGCTCACAGcttttgttgacttcagtggcatttctgTGTGCAGAGACCTTGAAGGATAAGGATTCGGAGGGAAAATTAACCACTAAAATGTGACCAGTTTGTGTCAGCATAGCTATCACAAAATGTCTCCTAGGTTCCCCAGTGAAATCCTCTTAGTATAGCAGGGCTCGCCCCCCAGGACAACAGGCTGCACGGTAGAAGTTTTGGCCCAGGAAAGATTCAGAGTGGGGCAGATCAGGAGCTGGccagaatggggagggggcagatctgGTGTGGGAGAAGGCAGTACTACTACACTGTGATTATAGGCAGCGACTTCCTCAGTTCccagggtggggtgtgtgtgcttgacccctgctccgccccagaccccaccctcccaatccaccccttccccacctccatcctgcccccgccccgcctcctcccccacctcttcctgcccttagtcctctccctcctgcacactgctgaacagctgcgTGCAGCTgccggcaggcgggaggcacggggagggaggagaaggcacTGAtctgtggggctgccggtggacgctgagcacccacaatttttcgtgggtgctccagccccggagcacccatgaagtcggtgcctatgactGTGATTCCCATCTGCTGCAAGCCCCCTGGGGCTATGACAGGCAGGAGCAATTTAGGGGACCTCTATAGTTGCCCTAGCCTGTGTCAGCCTCTAGCATCAGCAAACTAGGAGCAGCAAGAATAACTTCTCTTCTGCCACTGCATCAGACAGGGATGAATCTGACCCTAAAATTGTAGATCCATGTTTAAATGTTCCTATCACCGTATGTATAGTATCTCAGGTCATCGTAGCAAAAACCTGCCCACTGAGACACGGCCAAGCAGCctttttggttgttgttgttttttaaaataaaaatattttaacaattaTCAGAAATGGGCTtggcaaattttttaaaaaaatcagttaaaccagtgttttgtttggatttaaataAACTCAGTCCCCCTGCATGTTTGCAAGCCAAATATGAAGCAGTGTGCTAGAGTGTGGGAATCAGAAAGTGGCACTGACAAGAAACATGAAAAGTGAAACGGACTAATCGATTTAGGTTCTCCAAAATGAgagaattacaaaaaaaaaataaaaaataaaaaaaaattctatagcATAAATGGTGAAAAATATATGGATTTTCCCACCAATCTAAAATAGTTATGTATTGTTAATCACACAGGTAAGAATACTACTAATAATATATTTATACTTATAGTGCTTTTCATTAatagagctcaaagtgctttacaaaggctatCACTATTATTATCAATAGCTTTTCACAAATACCAGTATATGCTAAAAAGCctgtattttcatatttttctgtttttgtgtgtgtatctttTGTATCTTTCTTTTGGAGAGGAAGGAAATCTCTCTGGCTCCCCTTCATTTTTCTCCACCAAATCCTTCAAAGAGGGTTTAACTTGATTCCCAGCAGAGCCTATGAATCTTGCTTCTGTGTGAGACTGAGGGGTTGCTTTGAGAGCAACAGTGTGTGTGAAAACTCTGCCAAGCAGTTATGGCACAGTAGAGGGAAACGTGATGCTAAATAGTGAGccttctcctcttctctctgcTGCTCTGGAAGGTGGGAGTAGaggccaggttaaaaaaaaatcagcagaaaatttcaacaaaaatgggAAGAAATTAGCTTTTGTCTAATTTCATAACAGACAACTTTGATTTTTGgcaaaaattcaaaaacaaatttcaatcaaaaactgaaatactttgattcagaaatgctgtTGTGGTGTCTCATGGGATTTGTATTTCATAATCCCATTCTCATCTATAGGCTAGGCTCCCTGGTTGGACAACCTCTCTCACAATGAGCAGGGTCTCCCCTGTAGGGGGATACACTACctcggtgcatcatgggaggtgtaGTCCCAAGGAACTCTGCCCTTAGAGAATGGGGACATGGGAATTGTAGCACATTTGCttctgaagtgctacagcagcatatgtaattaaaatatttctgGTTCGGGGCATTTGGTTTCTCAacaaaaattgacattttttgCAGAAAGTAGACACTTTACCTGAAAAACTGTGTTCAACTGAAGAtttaattttccatcaaaaaccgTTTCAACAGAACAGAAGGTCAGAGGTCATCTGGAGGGGGAAGTTAGTGAGGAATGGGTCAGTGGGGAAAGGAATCTGGGGAGTCTCAGAGAGCCCAGGTTGcaacctgaatgtctacacagcaattaaacagccccataacctgagcccgagccccatgaacctgagtcagctgacatgagccagtcacaggtgtttaattgtAACACAGACATACcttcagtccttgtcctcaaaggaaacctgcacagtaccgtcaaaagatgagcctgggagcttaaattcataactttgctagacacttaagccatgtctacactacagagcgtacagcagcacagctataccAATGCAGGTggtgccactgtaagatctcatgtagccgctctatgccgacaggcgagagctctcccatcggcataattaaACTACCCCCAATGAGCGACGGTAGCTATGATAGTAGGAAAAgatctcctgccgacatagtgctATGCACACTACTACAtaattatgtcgctcaggggggtggaatattcacatccCCAAGCGACATATAAATACCTACTTCCGTGTTATTGTGTCAGTCTCCAGCCATTGCTAACAGATGCTCACTTTTATGAggacttcaaaacaaaacaaaacaggaaacaaCTGAGCTGTGGATTAAAAGTGGCTCCCGCATGTACACAGTAATGACTGACTTTTCATAAAGTTTCATACGACTCATTTGGCATTAAGAATCCCTAATACAAACCAGGAAATAAGTCACCAACAGCTGCCGGTTTTTAGTTATGGATCCATATTAAGTGAGTCATACGAAGCCTCATGAAAAAGTGATTCATCACTGCTTATGTGAAGGACCCACTTTTAATCCACAGCTCAGTTTTGGGACTTTACCTAAATTGCAAATGCTCATGAATCTGGCAGCACTGGTGGAGCCAAGGTTAGTAATGCCTGGAAATATGGATTTTAATTCGGTGTCTCATTAATAACAAGCACTTCCTGCATTTGTTGTGTTCTATGCTGCAGGTGTGTTTGGGCCAAATCATTATTAAATCTTTACTCAGACATTCATATTCCATTGCTGGTGTAAAATTTATATTAGACAGGTAGGCTGCCTTCAGTGAAGTTTTGCCCGAGTAAGAATTTTGTGATTTCCTGTTTAGCAGGGTTTTAACAATAGaaaaattaacagaaaaataTTGACCAGTGAAGTAAAGCATGGCCTTTCATTTTAACACAGCATATGTAATGCCACTGATTTCACTACATTTAGTGTGGAAGTGAGGATGGTGGTTGATCGGGTGGTTAAGATAATATCTGGACTGACAGAGCTTTATTTTATGTGTTCGTGCAGATGCAAGATGCAGGTGGAGATTTCCAACAAGGTTACTACCCTACGCTTCCTCAGTTTATACCTCCGGGCTTTCTGCCAGGGATTCATTACATTCCACCACCCCTTCCACTTCTGGCTGAAACACCCAAGGAAGCATCTGGTAAGTAAATGCGAGGTGAGTGATATTATGCATGAAACATATTAGATCTCAGGGAGCTGTTTTATATGGTAAAATGTATGATATGTCCTGCTCATTGGTATGTAAAATACAACAAAAGCTTTCAACTAATTTGTTTTCACTTTGGTTGGTAAATTCTGTACATTTGTATCTTCCTTAAAAACTGTATCATGGCCCTCTAAAATCAACAGGAATTTTGTGCCTGGAAGGAGAGCAGAATTTTACCTTTATTATCTGTAATAAAACCTCTCAAATGGCTCTAATTTTCATCCCAAAGTTGCATACATTCCACCCAAATTCAGTGGCCTCTCACTGTTGGTAGTTGAAAATGATGTACATCAGTAATATTCATTTCTTCAGAAACTGAGGTCACAGAAAATTGTGCACACCAAAGGGCTATATCCCACAGCTATTTACATTTTCTGCTTGAATAATTTTTTATGTTCCTCAGTTTGGGTCTTTGTCACATGCTGGTCCCACATTTGGGGCTTGGCAGGTATGTctgtaatgattttttaaaaatttggacAAGTTTTCTATTCAAATACAGCCATTTGTGGCCACAAGAGGGAAGAACTGCTCAAAGAATAAATCACCAGTACCAATAGAATGAAGCCCCTGGGTTATGCCAAGCTCTAGTTCAAAATATTTGTATGTGTACTTCTGTATTTCTATGCTTGGCTTATTAGGGAAAAATGAGAATCTGATTAAATGCCATGGTCTTGTGACAGAGAATGTGTCAAATAATTTCCCAATAGGTGAAAGAACGGGGTAAGTCCAGCATCTCTTGAGTAGGAGTGGGGAATAAATAGAAGAGTCATCTTCATTTCATCAAATAATAGTGATTGTGGCTAGTCATAGTATTTGGGACAGTTGAGAGTTTGTGAGGATTTTTACTGTAATCATCAACATTATTTCATTTGAATCAGTCATTAGAGACAGAGATGGGCCCAGGGAGCGAAGTTTGGTTTCAAACTTTTCCTGGGTTTGGGGATATTTGTTGGATTAGAAGTTCTGGCTCAGGCCAGTTTCAGGGATAGCCTAAGCCGTAAAGGTCAGCTCTTGAATCAAACTTTCCTAAAGTTCCAGGATACTAGGAGGCTGGATTGGGAGTTCTAGTTCAGAATCAGGGTTCAATTTCGAGTTCTGGTCCATTGCTAGTTAGAAGCCAGCCTGAATAGTTAGAAATTCTGCACTCAGGTACCTGCCTGGAGctcacattgaaatcagtgagacacaCCAACATGTACCTGACATTAGAATTtgattctaagtgcaggacttacTGGTATTGATATTAAAGGGCTAGTGTCCTCATTTAGCACTTTTTTTGTGGTTTTTCTTTCAGAGTGAGGGATACAGGGAAAATTGACTCGGCCATATTGTACTTCAGCTTCCGGGGAGTAGGAATATCAATGGTGAATCAGTGAGGGATTATTTCTGTAGGAGGTTACAAAATAGCATTTCAGCAGAAGATACAGAAGTAATGAGAGGAGCTACAGTGAAACTAAACAGTGTTTGATTCCATTTTTCAAGATGCATTTTGTTCTTGTTTCAAATCCGATGAAAGACTAATAAATAGTGAAGAAAAAGTGAAAAACCCACTGAAAATCAGAGCAGACAGACCCATAGGGATCTTGTCAAGTTCAAACTTACTTTGTTAGATCATTTGTCCAAAGAGAGCTGCTGGACTCAGGTCAAAACTGGGGCTGTCAAGGTGGCAGGGGCTCGTTGTGTAGTCTTTGGCAAAGTAATTAGGAAAAAATTGATTTAGAAAAGTACAGCAGGAAAAAATATGACACTGAGCCTTTGGCCTGATGGGAATTCCAAGACAAAGGGAGCTACAAACATCATAGGAGAAAAGGCTTCTCCTAGGCTAACACAGTTGCTGGAAAGAGTCTTGAATCATAGGCCTTGCAGCTAAATGACCACGGTCTGTATTCATTCTCAGTCAGGTTTTATAATGGTAACTTGTAATATGTACCATGTTATTATAAAATTGAATATCTCAGTAATTCTTTTGACATAAGAGACACTACGCTATAACTCTTGCTAACTTTCCCAGTTTACCCATCAATGCTCGTGCTGCGTAGTATCTGAGGGCAGAAGCTGTTAccagggtttttttctttaaagaacagtgctatgttggtgggagagccactcattgggggtggattaattaaatccgtggaagagctctctcccttcCGCTTAGAGCGGCTACACTAGAGTTTACAGCTGCGcggctgtaagctctctagtgtagccatagcccaAGAAAGAATTGTGTTATgtaggaaaaggagagagctttAAATACAAACTAGTAAGTAAATTAAGGATTGAGATTTCCTTCTGTTTTATGGTCTGTTTATGCAGTCAAGGCTTTTGCACCTTCAGAATTGAAAAAGTGGGCATGCAAGAAGGCTCATGGTCATTAAGGTTGTAAAATAGCTCACATTACAATCCTGTTTTCATATGCACTTAAATTCCTAAAATACTTGCCAAGAGGGAAATTAATGCCCTTTGCCATTTTAAAACAGTCTCGCTGCACTTCTTGAGACATGGCTGCAGCAAAATCAGCTGGTGTTTGAAATATGAAGCTTGACCTAGACAGCCATAGTCCTCATGATCTCAAGTGCCTTTGACTTGTTTGAGGGAAAAACTGGTTTGGATTAACTAAAGTTATTTTATATTGAGCATTCACAGCTAAAAATTTTGAGTTCTATTGGATGTAATGTAAATTTAAGTGCAATTTCAAAAAGCACTACAGTGTTATATTCTGCTTTTGTGTTTTAGCTGGCACCACTGATAGCCGGGATTCTGGGGTGATTTGTGAATGCAGCCAGCCATCTCCTCAGGAGGAAACCAATGGAGACCATGCCACGTATTCTAAACATTAAATGTATGTACGTGTACTAGGGGACAGCTGCAGAGCATGCAGCACTCTCTCTCAGAGAGAATATCATTAGTTAATTTTGGGCTAGATTGACACTAGCCCTAATGCAGCCACACAGGGCAGAAGAGAGGAGTAAGCCCCCTACCTCACTTCACAGTTGCATTAGGGCTACTAGAAACACAGTTCTGGCTCCCTTGCAGTGTACAGCCCCAGGGCTGCCATTGCTCCACTGGCTCCTACCTTACCAACTGGCAAAGCTTTTCCAGGGCTACAGTAAATTATTCCCTTCTGGAGCAAGTGGAGATGAGGGGAGGAATTGTGACTCAAGGTACAGTTCCTTCCctgaggcttgtctacactataggTTATGTCAGTATTAACTTatggcgctcaggggtgtgaataagccactccCCCGAGCAACGTAAATAATACCGAtgtaagtgccagtgtggacagcgctatgtcgcaggagaacttctcctgccgacacagcTTCTGCCActcacagaggtggttttattatgctgatgggagagttcCCTCCTATCAGcacagagcatcttcaccagacgcagtgcagctgcgctgctaTAGCGCTTCTAGTGGAGATTAGCTCTTAGGGACACCCCATGGTTGGGGGCTGAGCATAAAGGCTCAATCTAGCCCTTTTATGTTTAAGGCATTGTTCAAAAGTGTGTTGTTTGTAGGTCTGTTTGCTACCATGAAAAGCTAGTTCTGAATATTGTGGAACAGTTAAGTGATGGGATTTAGTGCCTGAAAATTAGGTGATGGCAAGAGGAAGGAAGGTTTTGGCAGCTGATACATGTAACAGAGTCAGGGCTTGATACACTGGAGTTCAGGTGGGCTTTGGAAGCTGGAAGCATAATAGGTTAGGGGCACTTGTCAGTGAAAGTAGTTTTGGGG
This Chrysemys picta bellii isolate R12L10 chromosome 8, ASM1138683v2, whole genome shotgun sequence DNA region includes the following protein-coding sequences:
- the DMRTB1 gene encoding doublesex- and mab-3-related transcription factor B1 isoform X2, which encodes MEAEAAVMAEKTALRTPKCSRCRNHGFVVPVKGHTGHCRWKLCPCDKCALITERQKIMAAQKAMQGQDPDAPPRETSPPAACTPVHGKGRKVPAVGPNASEHSSHVAGCEGAKTAPAASSSNRTRTRRALPAPSSPLFGDFARPALPQECVVSPEYLEREPPKLYPGYSGMYSYHPFPMGFAINQPSCRGAPGIPLQRGFRHVPSNHGPGSAAPLSMQDAGGDFQQGYYPTLPQFIPPGFLPGIHYIPPPLPLLAETPKEASGK
- the DMRTB1 gene encoding doublesex- and mab-3-related transcription factor B1 isoform X1, producing the protein MEAEAAVMAEKTALRTPKCSRCRNHGFVVPVKGHTGHCRWKLCPCDKCALITERQKIMAAQKAMQGQDPDAPPRETSPPAACTPVHGKGRKVPAVGPNASEHSSHVAGCEGAKTAPAASSSNRTRTRRALPAPSSPLFGDFARPALPQECVVSPEYLEREPPKLYPGYSGMYSYHPFPMGFAINQPSCRGAPGIPLQRGFRHVPSNHGPGSAAPLSMQDAGGDFQQGYYPTLPQFIPPGFLPGIHYIPPPLPLLAETPKEASAGTTDSRDSGVICECSQPSPQEETNGDHATYSKH